The Musa acuminata AAA Group cultivar baxijiao chromosome BXJ2-2, Cavendish_Baxijiao_AAA, whole genome shotgun sequence genome has a segment encoding these proteins:
- the LOC135605083 gene encoding peroxidase 59-like, protein MKAFTYTTCSPSLFVVLMVLCLSTGVSSQLTTDFYVTSCPNVFKVVRRVVVNALKNEMRMAASLLRLHFHDCFVNGCDGSILLDGSDGEKFAFPNINSARGFDVVDSIKTAVENECNGTVSCADILAIAARDSVVLSGGPTWKVLLGRRDGLVANQTGANSNLPSPFDSINTIISKFLAVGLNTTDVVALSGGHTIGLARCVTFNNRLSNFSSTESVDPTLDSSMVADLQNLCSQSSDGNATTALDRNSTDVFDNHYFKNLLSQKGLLSSDQGLFSSDEGVAATKGLVQIYSNSSSAFFSDFVISMIKMGSIRPLTGSAGEIRRNCRAVN, encoded by the exons ATGAAGGCTTTCACATATACCACTTGCAGCCCTTCGCTCTTCGTGGTTTTGATGGTGTTGTGTCTGAGCACGGGTGTGAGCTCACAGTTGACCACTGATTTCTATGTTACGAGCTGCCCCAATGTGTTCAAGGTGGTGCGACGTGTGGTTGTTAATGCCCTTAAGAATGAGATGAGGATGGCAGCTTCTCTTCTTAGGCTCCACTTCCATGATTGCTTTGTGAAT GGATGCGATGGCTCGATTCTACTGGATGGGAGTGACGGTGAGAAGTTTGCTTTCCCGAATATAAACTCCGCGAGGGGATTCGATGTCGTCGACAGCATAAAGACGGCTGTGGAGAATGAGTGCAATGGAACTGTTTCGTGTGCAGACATACTTGCCATAGCAGCAAGAGACTCGGTCGTGTTG AGCGGTGGTCCTACATGGAAAGTCCTCCTTGGAAGAAGAGACGGGTTGGTAGCCAACCAAACAGGAGCTAACAGTAACCTTCCTTCTCCATTTGACTCCATCAACACGATCATATCCAAATTTCTTGCGGTCGGCCTCAACACCACCGACGTCGTCGCCTTGTCGG GTGGGCACACGATCGGCCTCGCGCGGTGCGTGACGTTCAACAACCGGTTGTCGAACTTCTCGTCGACGGAGTCGGTGGACCCGACGCTGGACTCCAGCATGGTGGCCGACCTGCAGAACCTTTGCTCACAGAGCAGCGACGGGAACGCGACCACGGCGCTCGACCGCAACTCCACcgacgtgttcgacaaccactacTTCAAGAACCTGCTGAGCCAGAAGGGACTGCTGTCGTCGGACCAGGGGTTGTTCTCGAGCGACGAGGGGGTGGCGGCCACCAAGGGACTGGTGCAGATctacagcaacagcagcagcgccTTCTTCAGCGACTTCGTGATCTCCATGATCAAGATGGGCAGCATCAGGCCCCTCACTGGTTCTGCGGGAGAGATACGCCGGAACTGCAGAGCTGTGAACTAA